A genomic segment from Streptosporangium roseum DSM 43021 encodes:
- a CDS encoding M1 family metallopeptidase, with protein MVLSTTPSKLYFPTHGDDGYRVEHYDLSLDYRVASNRLGGIARLSAVALGPLDRLVLDLGAFRVGGVLVNGEAARFTHRGGKLHLAPGRLGAGPFSVEVRYSGNPRPVSSHWGGLGWEQLTDGVIVASQPIGAPSWFPCNDRPDDKASYRISVTTASPYTVIANGELVSTRRAASATTWVYEQAEPMASYLASVQIGRYQQADLGAGTRLVFPAGLAARVRYDFGRQDRMMEVFSERFGPYPFGSYTAVVVDDELEIPVEAQGMSIFGVNHVDGRRGEERLVAHELAHQWFGNSLTIAGWRDIWLHEGFAAYAEWIWSEASGDMPAGDLAARWHRRLAALPQDFVLADPGARLLFDDRVYKRGALTLHALRRTMGDAPFFALLREWTAGHRHGSVTTEQFTDLASRRTTEPLERLFADWLYGSRLPALS; from the coding sequence GTGGTTCTGAGCACGACCCCCAGCAAGCTCTACTTCCCCACGCACGGCGACGACGGCTACCGGGTGGAGCACTACGACCTGTCCCTCGACTACCGGGTCGCCTCCAACCGGCTCGGCGGGATCGCCCGCCTGTCGGCGGTGGCGCTCGGGCCGCTCGACCGCCTCGTCCTCGACCTCGGCGCCTTCCGCGTGGGCGGGGTCCTGGTCAACGGCGAGGCGGCGCGTTTCACCCACCGCGGGGGGAAACTCCACCTCGCGCCGGGACGGCTGGGCGCCGGGCCGTTCAGCGTCGAGGTCCGCTACTCGGGCAATCCGCGGCCGGTGTCCAGCCACTGGGGCGGCCTCGGCTGGGAGCAGCTCACCGACGGCGTCATCGTGGCCAGCCAGCCGATCGGGGCCCCGTCGTGGTTCCCGTGCAACGACCGGCCGGACGACAAGGCCTCCTACCGGATCTCGGTGACCACCGCCTCGCCGTACACGGTGATCGCCAACGGGGAGCTGGTCTCCACGCGGCGGGCGGCGTCGGCGACCACGTGGGTCTACGAGCAGGCCGAGCCCATGGCCTCCTATCTGGCGAGCGTCCAGATCGGCCGCTACCAGCAGGCCGATCTCGGCGCGGGGACGCGGCTGGTCTTCCCCGCCGGGCTCGCCGCCCGGGTCCGGTACGACTTCGGACGCCAGGACCGGATGATGGAGGTCTTCAGCGAGCGCTTCGGCCCCTACCCGTTCGGCTCCTACACCGCGGTGGTGGTGGACGACGAGCTGGAGATCCCGGTCGAGGCGCAGGGCATGTCGATCTTCGGGGTGAACCACGTGGACGGCCGGCGCGGCGAGGAGCGGCTGGTGGCCCACGAACTGGCGCACCAGTGGTTCGGCAACAGCCTGACGATCGCCGGCTGGCGCGACATCTGGCTGCACGAGGGGTTCGCCGCCTACGCGGAGTGGATCTGGTCGGAGGCCTCGGGCGACATGCCCGCCGGCGATCTGGCGGCCCGCTGGCACCGCAGGCTCGCGGCCCTCCCCCAGGACTTCGTCCTCGCCGATCCCGGCGCCCGGCTCCTGTTCGACGACCGCGTCTACAAACGCGGCGCGCTCACCCTGCACGCGCTCCGGCGCACCATGGGCGACGCGCCGTTCTTCGCGCTGCTGCGCGAGTGGACGGCCGGCCACCGTCACGGGTCGGTCACCACGGAGCAGTTCACCGACCTGGCCTCGCGCCGCACGACCGAGCCGCTGGAGCGGCTGTTCGCCGACTGGCTGTACGGCTCCCGCCTCCCCGCGCTGTCCTGA
- a CDS encoding DUF5615 family PIN-like protein — protein sequence MNGRLLLDEMFPPPLAESLRERGHDVVALVERPGGPGLPDSQVLDLAVAERRCLLTENVRDFEILRARRLHDGHPCAGLLYSGPHRFPRTKTAIGRLIAVLDGLLSEERLPASGQVDWLV from the coding sequence GTGAACGGCAGGCTTCTGCTGGACGAGATGTTCCCGCCTCCGCTCGCCGAGAGTCTCCGCGAGCGGGGGCACGACGTCGTCGCACTCGTCGAACGCCCCGGGGGCCCGGGACTTCCCGATTCCCAGGTGCTGGATCTGGCAGTGGCGGAACGCCGCTGCCTGCTCACCGAGAACGTCCGTGATTTCGAGATCCTCCGGGCACGGCGACTCCACGACGGACACCCCTGCGCGGGTCTGCTCTACAGCGGTCCACACCGCTTTCCGAGAACCAAGACCGCGATCGGCCGGCTGATCGCGGTCCTGGACGGGCTCCTCTCCGAGGAGAGGCTGCCCGCTTCCGGTCAGGTGGACTGGCTGGTTTAG
- a CDS encoding L-rhamnose mutarotase, whose translation MRVALHTRIRPGKESEYEQAHREVPPELVEAIKKGGAHEWTIWRSGLELFHVIDCDDYEALLASLAGLPVNIAWQARMDELLEVAHDYSADGGGKGLPAVWQLA comes from the coding sequence ATGCGCGTGGCGTTGCACACCCGGATCAGGCCGGGCAAGGAGTCGGAGTACGAGCAGGCGCACCGGGAGGTGCCCCCCGAGCTGGTGGAGGCGATCAAGAAGGGCGGCGCGCACGAGTGGACGATCTGGCGCAGCGGCCTGGAGCTCTTCCACGTGATCGACTGTGACGACTACGAGGCGCTGCTCGCCTCGCTGGCCGGCCTGCCGGTGAACATCGCCTGGCAGGCCCGGATGGACGAGTTGCTGGAGGTCGCCCACGACTACTCCGCCGACGGCGGCGGCAAGGGCCTCCCGGCGGTCTGGCAGCTCGCCTGA
- a CDS encoding DUF2809 domain-containing protein — translation MSPALQTRLSPALRARLPAALAAVATVAAGLTVRAVTGGWFGKYAGDALYTVLVHALIVLVLPRVPPVRAAAGALAFSWAVELAQLTPVPAALSEASVLARLVLGSTFGAADLVAYAAGAALAATAHALVRRAPSRRSGQRPAVSFRDHA, via the coding sequence GTGTCCCCCGCTCTCCAGACCCGCCTGTCCCCCGCTCTCCGCGCCCGCCTGCCCGCCGCGCTCGCGGCCGTCGCAACCGTCGCAGCCGGGCTCACGGTCCGCGCGGTCACCGGCGGCTGGTTCGGCAAGTACGCCGGTGACGCCCTCTACACCGTGCTCGTCCACGCGCTGATCGTGCTGGTGCTCCCCCGGGTCCCGCCGGTCCGCGCCGCGGCCGGCGCGCTGGCGTTCAGCTGGGCGGTCGAGCTCGCCCAGCTCACCCCCGTCCCGGCCGCGCTGTCGGAGGCCAGCGTGCTGGCCAGGCTGGTGCTCGGCAGCACCTTCGGCGCCGCCGACCTCGTCGCCTACGCCGCCGGAGCCGCTCTCGCCGCGACGGCGCACGCCCTCGTCCGCCGCGCTCCGTCACGCCGTAGTGGTCAACGGCCGGCCGTATCATTTCGAGACCATGCCTGA
- a CDS encoding Fpg/Nei family DNA glycosylase produces the protein MPEGHTIHRLAAQYRQAFGGRVVRAESPQGRFAAGAHQIDGRVLRETDAHGKHLLLGFDDDRWLHVHLGIYGKSAFGPAPAPAPTGAVRLRLSNAEEYADLRGPNTCELLDPAEKKALHARLGPDPLRADADPELAWRRIGRSRTSIGVLLMDQSVVAGVGNIYRAEALFREGVDPSRPGRDLTHGQWKAIWADLVALMADGVRVGRIDTVRPEHTPEAMGRPPRVDDHGGEVYVYRRSGMPCFLCGGEVRTGVLAGRNLFWCPACQTT, from the coding sequence ATGCCTGAAGGACACACCATCCATCGCCTGGCCGCGCAGTACCGGCAGGCGTTCGGCGGCCGAGTGGTGCGCGCCGAGAGCCCGCAGGGGCGGTTCGCCGCCGGGGCCCACCAGATCGACGGGCGGGTGCTCCGGGAGACCGACGCGCACGGCAAGCATCTGCTGCTCGGATTCGACGACGACCGCTGGCTCCACGTGCACCTGGGCATCTACGGCAAAAGCGCCTTCGGCCCGGCTCCGGCGCCCGCGCCGACGGGTGCGGTACGGCTGCGCCTGAGCAACGCGGAGGAATACGCCGACCTGCGCGGGCCCAACACCTGCGAGCTGCTGGATCCGGCCGAGAAGAAGGCGCTGCACGCCAGGCTCGGGCCGGATCCGCTGCGCGCCGACGCCGATCCGGAGCTCGCCTGGCGGCGGATCGGCCGCAGCCGCACCTCCATCGGCGTCCTGCTGATGGACCAGTCGGTCGTCGCGGGGGTGGGCAACATCTACCGCGCCGAGGCGCTGTTCCGGGAGGGCGTCGACCCGTCCCGCCCCGGCCGCGACCTCACCCACGGGCAGTGGAAGGCCATCTGGGCCGACCTGGTGGCGCTGATGGCCGACGGGGTGCGGGTGGGCCGGATCGACACGGTCAGGCCCGAGCACACCCCGGAGGCGATGGGGCGTCCGCCCCGCGTCGACGACCACGGCGGCGAGGTCTACGTCTACCGCCGTTCGGGCATGCCCTGCTTCCTGTGCGGCGGCGAGGTCCGCACCGGGGTGCTCGCCGGCCGCAACCTCTTCTGGTGCCCGGCCTGCCAGACCACGTGA
- a CDS encoding 4-hydroxy-tetrahydrodipicolinate synthase family protein — MTLRGVYVPLITPFAEDGEIAVEALEGLAHAVLDEGAAGLVALGTTAEVAMLAEEERRAVVEVCAKVCRERGVTLVVGAGGSDTRSSVEALRGLKDRADAALVTVPSFVRPSEAGVLAHFTVLAEQSPVPLIVYNIPYRTGQSVGAATLRRLGELPMVTGVKHAVGGVDQDTVTLLADLPEDFAVLAGDDPFFSALLALGAPGGILASAHLHTGRFVELVEAWHSGDVAHARALGHRLSAMSASMFAEPNPTVIKGVLHARGLIPTASVRLPLVPAGQASIEAAARLL, encoded by the coding sequence ATGACACTTCGCGGCGTTTACGTTCCCCTGATCACCCCGTTCGCCGAGGACGGCGAGATCGCCGTGGAGGCGCTCGAAGGCCTGGCGCACGCGGTGCTCGACGAGGGAGCGGCCGGGCTGGTCGCGCTCGGCACCACCGCCGAGGTCGCCATGCTCGCCGAAGAGGAGCGGCGGGCGGTCGTCGAGGTGTGCGCCAAGGTGTGCCGGGAGCGGGGGGTGACGCTGGTCGTCGGGGCCGGGGGCAGCGACACCCGGAGCTCCGTCGAGGCCCTGCGCGGGCTCAAGGACCGGGCGGACGCCGCCCTGGTCACCGTGCCGTCCTTCGTGCGCCCGTCCGAGGCCGGGGTGCTCGCCCACTTCACCGTGCTGGCCGAGCAGAGCCCGGTGCCGCTGATCGTCTACAACATCCCCTACCGGACGGGTCAGTCGGTGGGCGCGGCCACCCTGCGCCGGCTGGGAGAGCTGCCCATGGTGACCGGGGTCAAGCACGCGGTCGGCGGCGTCGACCAGGACACCGTCACCCTGCTGGCCGACCTGCCTGAGGACTTCGCGGTGCTCGCCGGGGACGACCCCTTCTTCTCCGCCCTGCTCGCGCTGGGCGCCCCCGGCGGCATCCTCGCCTCGGCCCACCTGCACACCGGCCGCTTCGTCGAGCTGGTGGAGGCCTGGCACTCCGGCGACGTCGCCCACGCGCGCGCACTGGGCCACCGGCTCTCCGCCATGTCGGCGAGCATGTTCGCCGAACCCAACCCCACGGTGATCAAGGGAGTGCTGCACGCCCGGGGACTGATCCCCACCGCCTCGGTCCGCCTCCCGCTGGTCCCCGCCGGCCAGGCCTCGATCGAGGCGGCCGCGCGCCTTCTGTGA
- a CDS encoding LysR family transcriptional regulator — translation MLDVRRLRLLRELSYRGTIAAVAEAMTFTPSAVSQQLAALEREAGVALLERTGRRVALTPAGVALVGHAEAVLERLEQASAELAAAHTGLVGAIRVGAFPTATRTILPAALAALGRDHPGLEPMVDEIDPAEVAPRLRTGDLDVALVHEYDFVPALPDLALDAEPLLEEPMYLASGDAGESPARRRGTSGGALVRHGGTSGGAGDSPARHGAVDVLARWRDASWIVSKPGTLCHTMTVRACQAAGFAPRIRHHIDDFATVLAMVAVGQGVALVPELGAADPPGGVRLTELPMRRRTQIAFRRGASAHPAVAAFTTALRSSLPGDRHAR, via the coding sequence ATGCTCGATGTGCGACGCCTCCGGCTGCTCCGCGAACTGTCCTACCGGGGCACGATCGCCGCGGTCGCCGAGGCCATGACGTTCACGCCCTCCGCGGTCTCCCAGCAGCTCGCCGCGCTGGAACGGGAGGCCGGGGTGGCGCTGCTGGAGCGGACCGGCCGCCGGGTGGCGCTCACCCCCGCCGGGGTCGCGCTGGTCGGGCACGCGGAGGCCGTGCTCGAACGGCTGGAGCAGGCGTCGGCGGAGCTGGCGGCCGCGCACACGGGTCTGGTCGGCGCCATCAGGGTCGGCGCCTTCCCGACCGCGACCCGCACCATCCTGCCCGCCGCCCTGGCCGCCCTGGGCCGTGACCATCCCGGGCTGGAACCGATGGTGGACGAGATCGACCCCGCCGAGGTGGCCCCCCGGCTCCGGACCGGCGACCTGGACGTCGCCCTCGTCCACGAGTACGACTTCGTCCCGGCCCTCCCCGACCTCGCGCTGGACGCCGAGCCCCTGCTGGAGGAGCCCATGTATCTCGCCTCCGGTGACGCCGGCGAATCGCCCGCGCGGCGGCGCGGCACGTCCGGCGGGGCCCTGGTACGGCACGGCGGCACCTCCGGCGGCGCCGGTGACTCCCCCGCACGGCACGGCGCCGTCGACGTCCTGGCGCGGTGGCGCGACGCCTCCTGGATCGTCTCCAAGCCCGGCACGCTCTGCCACACGATGACCGTGCGGGCCTGCCAGGCCGCCGGGTTCGCCCCCCGGATCCGCCACCACATCGACGACTTCGCCACCGTGCTGGCGATGGTCGCGGTCGGTCAGGGCGTGGCGCTGGTGCCGGAGCTGGGCGCGGCCGACCCGCCCGGCGGCGTCCGGCTCACCGAGCTGCCGATGCGCCGCCGCACCCAGATCGCCTTCCGCCGGGGGGCCTCGGCCCACCCGGCCGTCGCCGCCTTCACCACCGCGCTGCGGTCCTCGCTCCCCGGCGACCGTCACGCCCGGTAG